The Rhodoferax ferrireducens T118 DNA segment TTTTCGAAGCCTTCCAGCATTTCCTCCATCCGGGCGAGGTCGGCCGGCTTGCGGCGCAGCGCCGCCAGATGCGCACATTCAGGTTCGATCACCAGCCGCAGCTCCAGCCCGTGAATGATGTGGCTCATGTCCGTCGCGTACCGGCTGGCCGGAATCGCGGGGTCGGGCAGCGTCCCGCAGGCGCGTACATAAGTGCCGGAACCGCGTATGGGCTCCACCAGCCTGTCTTGTCGCAGCCGGTCCAGCGCCTGCCTGACGACGGGCCTGGACACCTGGAAAAAGTGCGCCAGTTGCACTTCCGGCGGCAGGCGCGTGTCCGGTGCGAGCTTGCCCGTCATGATCGAATGAAACAGGCTGTCATACACCCGCTCCGCAAAACGTTCATGGCGCACAGGCTCCAGGCCCAGGCCGGGCATGGCGGACGCGTTTTTGGCCTGGCTTGGCCCCGATGACCCGGCGGCGGCGTCGGCTTTTGACTGTTTCGGCATACGGCGGATTATCGGACGTGGCTTATCCATGACACATCGGTCTTTGAATAAGTAATTCAAATTTACATGTTAATTGGCCTGCCTGGTTGGAAATGAAGCATTGCAAGTCTCCTATTTGTAAATAGAATGGACAACTTCAGTTCCAAACCTGCCAGTTCCATCAGAGTGCCAGCCCTGCCGCTGGTTTGACGCAACCCACAAGAGGCACAGACAAGCATGAAGCAGCATTTCATCAACAACCGTTGGGCGTCCCCGGCATCGGGCGAATCCATTCCCGTCGTTGACCCGTCTGACGGCCAGGTTTTTGAGGCCATTGCGCGCGGCAACACGGCTGACATCGACCAGGCCGTGAGCGCGGCCCGTGCAGCGTATGAAGGTGACTGGGGTCGATTGAGCGCCATGGAGCGCGGGCGGCTGATGCAAAAGCTGGCGCAGAAAATGAGCGACCAGGCGGAAGAACTGGCACAGATCGAGGCGCGAGACTGCGGCAAGCCGGTCAAGCAGGCGCGCGCGGATGCGGCGGCGGTGGCCCGTTATTTCGAGTTTTATGCCGGTGCGGCCGACAAGTTGCTTGGCTACACCATTCCCTACCAGAACGGCTACACCGTGCTCGCCCTCCGCGAGCCGCATGGGGTGACGGGCCACATCATTCCGTGGAACTACCCGATGCAGATTTTCGGCCGCAGCGTCGGCGGGGCCCTCGCTGCCGGCAATGCCTGCGTCGTCAAGCCCGCCGAGGACGCCTGCCTGTCGCTGCTGCGCATTGCGGAGCTTGCCGCTGAAGTGGGCTTTCCTGCGGGCGCGCTCAATATCGTCACCGGCTATGGCCACGAGGTGGGTGATGCACTGGTCAAGCATCCTGGCATTGACCACGTGTCGTTCACCGGCTCGCCCGCCATCGGCAAGGTCGTCGTGCGTGCCGCGGCTGAAAACCACACCCCCGTCACGCTGGAACTGGGCGGCAAGTCGCCGCAAATCGTTTTTGCCGATACCGACTTCGACGCCATGCTGCCGGTGGTGGTCAATGCCATCGTGCAGAACGCCGGCCAGACCTGCTCGGCAGGCAGTCGCCTGCTGGTCGAGCGCAAGGCCTATGAAGAAGTGCTGGCCCGGCTGTCCAAGGCCTTTTCGCAATTGCAGGTCGGCCCCTCGAGCATGGACCTCGATTGCGGGCCCTTGATTCGCCAGACCCAGTTGCAGCGTG contains these protein-coding regions:
- a CDS encoding aldehyde dehydrogenase family protein; this encodes MKQHFINNRWASPASGESIPVVDPSDGQVFEAIARGNTADIDQAVSAARAAYEGDWGRLSAMERGRLMQKLAQKMSDQAEELAQIEARDCGKPVKQARADAAAVARYFEFYAGAADKLLGYTIPYQNGYTVLALREPHGVTGHIIPWNYPMQIFGRSVGGALAAGNACVVKPAEDACLSLLRIAELAAEVGFPAGALNIVTGYGHEVGDALVKHPGIDHVSFTGSPAIGKVVVRAAAENHTPVTLELGGKSPQIVFADTDFDAMLPVVVNAIVQNAGQTCSAGSRLLVERKAYEEVLARLSKAFSQLQVGPSSMDLDCGPLIRQTQLQRVAGFLEEAGRDGLAIAGQGRIVADAPSTGFYQAPTLVRDVPPAHRLAQEEVFGPVIAAMPFDDEAGAVKLANGTAYGLVSSIWTRDGARQMRLARKVRSGQVFINNYGAGGGVELPFGGVKASGYGREKGFEALYGFTVLKTIAIKHD
- a CDS encoding FadR/GntR family transcriptional regulator, coding for MPKQSKADAAAGSSGPSQAKNASAMPGLGLEPVRHERFAERVYDSLFHSIMTGKLAPDTRLPPEVQLAHFFQVSRPVVRQALDRLRQDRLVEPIRGSGTYVRACGTLPDPAIPASRYATDMSHIIHGLELRLVIEPECAHLAALRRKPADLARMEEMLEGFEKATARGDVAHHFDYGFHETIAQATANPRLVKVLKSLEYDVSHAVNLWRHMAQMKPWQRTQDALDEHRAIFELIKRHDADGARRAMRSHVEKARVRMLDAATDI